In a single window of the Littorina saxatilis isolate snail1 linkage group LG3, US_GU_Lsax_2.0, whole genome shotgun sequence genome:
- the LOC138961738 gene encoding uncharacterized protein, translating to MKVSTVILGLLPLLAVPSHSAPFGPKYPITASWFRDRFTYAEWNQTLAEFQEQGGDTVFLRAPPIIKRTREDLMRDTDFTWCGSSHSSTGVFGTHCYDEAVTELESFGLNVTAFVTYAYEEGFSDVIMMCPRVDRKINSSRIYYRIVLPAGDFDESKPCNFPSGTDVVVLLTSFAGTDPHSLLLTAAAERNMSVYFGLPAAPSAADLVQSQGAAYSRGHYGKGQGLGDFFDQSLTGAYYGWVYRVLHEHQARYSNVKAKVKVPSRSRLSSRSQMSEQSVYKTLAGYYSTDECCLAQIDPSSPFVALYTRLGKMVHGQPGSKKLALSPFIDLNRSQLNATVLQHVQGLEAIANTGQVDVIAVQEGRGAGKGCYYWPPQKQMPVKKGDKTLDRILHYLDPNLKENVTFEEACSASNQEVFAAFEKSHDSLQGEHGVSFELWLNVEAFEYLRDDPCLPVDTKASGMGELLNRASKARVDRALGVASVRVQKVISFAWDSDFTCTTKQYKSSLAAQIRATYGKPIVVDCSFHSPANWSIVVKGYNLDQPLSYEINWPAVDGTRQISHLGGYYFELDWGYRNNRVPSIEYTQLYDIPMVLLNMNATGWISVKASGAPNACVFEYDFSRESLVRHSLRGGRVY from the exons ATGAAAGTTAGTACCGTGATTCTGGGGCTGCTACCCCTTCTGGCTGTACCCAGCCACAGCGCCCCCTTTGGACCAAAGTACCCCATCACGGCATCTTGGTTCCGCGATCGCTTCACGTACGCGGAATGGAATCAAACTCTAGCAGAGTTTCAGGAACAGGGAGGGGATACAGTGTTCCTCCGTGCTCCTCCCATCATCAAAAGAACCAGGGAAGATCTGATG agagacacagacttTACCTGGTGCGGCAGCAGCCACTCCAGTACCGGGGTGTTCGGCACGCACTGCTATGACGAGGCTGTGACGGAACTGGAGAGCTTCGGGCTCAACGTCACGGCTTTTGTGACGTACGCGTACGAGGAAGGCttcagtgacgtcatcatgaTGTGTCCGCGGGTGGATCGCAAGATCAACAGCTCCAGGATCTACTACAGGATCGTGCTGCCTGCCGGGGACTTTGACGAAAG CAAACCGTGCAATTTCCCGAGCGGGACTGACGTAGTGGTGCTGCTGACGTCGTTCGCTGGCACCGACCCCCACTCTCTGCTACTGACCGCTGCCGCTGAGCGCAACATGTCCGTGTACTTCGGTCTGCCCGCTGCCCCCTCTGCTGCTGACCTGGTCCAGTCTCAGGGTGCTGCTTATTCCCGTGGACACTATGGAAAAG GTCAAGGTTTGGGAGACTTTTTCGACCAGTCACTGACGGGTGCATACTACGGCTGGGTTTACCGTGTGCTGCACGAACACCAGGCTCGCTACAGCAATGTCAAGGCCAAGGTCAAGGTCCCTTCAAGGTCACGCCTGTCGTCAAGGTCACAGATGTCTGAGCAGTCGGTGTACAAGACGCTGGCAGGATACTACAGCACAGACGAGTGTTGTCTCGCTCAG ATTGACCCCAGCTCGCCCTTCGTGGCGCTGTACACACGGCTGGGGAAGATGGTGCACGGGCAACCCGGCAGCAAGAAGCTGGCACTGTCGCCCTTCATCGACCTCAACAGGTCACAGCTCAACGCCACTGTTCTGCAGCACGTGCAGGGCTTGGAGGCCATCGCCAACACGGGACAGGTCGACGTCATCGCTGTGCAG GAGGGTCGCGGGGCTGGCAAGGGTTGTTACTACTGGCCCCCACAGAAACAGATGCCCGTGAAGAAGGgagacaagacactggacaggATTCTTCACTATCTCGACCCCAACCTCAAGGAGAACGTCACATTTGAGGAGGCGTGTTCCGCCAGTAACCAGGAG gtGTTCGCTGCCTTCGAGAAGAGTCACGACAGCCTGCAAGGTGAACACGGCGTGTCCTTCGAGTTATGGCTCAACGTGGAGGCTTTCGAGTACCTGCGTGACGACCCCTGTCTACCTGTCGACACCAAGGCCTCCGGTATGGGGGAGCTGCTCAACAGAGCGTCCAAGGCAAG GGTGGACCGAGCGCTGGGCGTGGCCAGTGTCCGAGTGCAGAAGGTCATCTCTTTTGCCTGGGACTCGGACTTCACGTGCACCACGAAGCAGTACAAGTCCAGCCTGGCTGCCCAGATCCGCGCCACCTACGGCAAACCCATTGTCGTAGACTGCTCCTTTCACTCCCCTGCCAACTGGTCCATTGTCGTCAAAGGCTACAATCTGGACCAACCCTTGTCGTATGAG ATCAACTGGCCGGCTGTGGACGGCACACGACAAATCTCCCACCTGGGTGGGTACTACTTCGAGCTAGACTGGGGCTATAGGAACAACAGAGTCCCTTCCATTGAGTACACTCAGCTGTACGACATTCCCATGGTCCTTCTCAACATGAACGCGACAGGTTGGATCAGTGTCAAGGCTAGCGGCGCTCCCAACGCATGCGTCTTCGAGTATGACTTCAGTCGCGAGTCTTTGGTCCGTCATTCTCTTAGAGGTGGTCGGGTTTATTAG